In the Deltaproteobacteria bacterium genome, CGCAAGAAGTCTCTTCAACTCGTCATTTGTAATCAACGATTTCTTTCAACTCTCTACCGCATTTGAAGAGACGAATAACCGTATCGTTTTGTCTACAAGGAAAAGAATTTGTAACGCGTTAATATCCCTTGACATCCCGCTTGTGATCTTTTATGTATATAATTTAACATCCATTTGGGAGAGGACCACGATGAACAAATCCGACCTCGTCGAAACGCTACGCAAGGAAACCCGGCTCACAAAAGCAAAAGCCACAGGCGTTGTTGACCTGTTCTTTCGTGAAATATCTGATGCCC is a window encoding:
- a CDS encoding HU family DNA-binding protein, which codes for MNKSDLVETLRKETRLTKAKATGVVDLFFREISDA